A single genomic interval of Zobellia nedashkovskayae harbors:
- the hisF gene encoding imidazole glycerol phosphate synthase subunit HisF encodes MLAKRIIPCLDIKDGRTVKGINFVDLRDAGDPVELAEIYSREGADELVFLDISATEQKRKTLAELVYHVAEKVNIPFTVGGGISSVEDVDILLQNGADKVSINSSAVKNPQLINDLVAKFGSQCIVVAIDAKQIDGEWIVHLVGGKVPTERKLFEWAKEVEERGAGEILFTSMDHDGTKDGFANEALSKLSTELNIPIIASGGAGNMQHFTDTFVEGKADAALAASVFHFKEIGIKDLKEELKDNGIPVRL; translated from the coding sequence ATGTTAGCAAAACGAATAATTCCTTGTTTGGATATAAAAGACGGTAGAACTGTAAAGGGAATAAACTTTGTCGATTTACGTGATGCAGGAGATCCGGTGGAATTAGCAGAAATTTACAGTAGAGAAGGAGCAGATGAGCTTGTTTTTCTAGATATTTCAGCTACCGAACAAAAGCGTAAAACTTTAGCGGAATTAGTATATCACGTAGCAGAAAAAGTGAACATTCCCTTTACTGTAGGAGGCGGAATTTCTTCGGTGGAAGATGTAGATATACTTTTGCAGAATGGAGCGGATAAAGTGTCCATAAATTCATCGGCAGTAAAGAATCCGCAGTTAATAAACGACTTGGTGGCAAAATTTGGTTCGCAATGTATTGTGGTAGCTATTGATGCCAAACAGATAGATGGTGAATGGATTGTGCATTTGGTTGGCGGAAAAGTACCCACGGAACGTAAACTGTTTGAATGGGCCAAAGAAGTAGAAGAAAGAGGAGCTGGTGAAATATTGTTTACCTCAATGGATCATGACGGTACCAAAGACGGATTTGCGAACGAAGCGTTGAGCAAACTCAGCACGGAATTGAACATTCCCATAATTGCATCGGGTGGCGCAGGAAATATGCAACATTTTACGGATACCTTTGTAGAAGGAAAAGCAGATGCAGCGCTTGCAGCCAGTGTCTTTCACTTTAAGGAAATCGGCATTAAAGATTTAAAAGAAGAGTTAAAAGATAACGGAATTCCGGTACGATTATAA
- a CDS encoding aspartate/glutamate racemase family protein, with amino-acid sequence MKKIGLIGGITWQSTQLYYQLLNTKVAEILGGSSSCECLIDSVNFAEISEKQSKGDWDSLHEKMADIALRLQNAGAEVILICANTMHLSVPVIEQKIAVPVLHIAEVAGEAVKAKGCKKVLLLGTKYTMELDFYKDILKNQFQIEVLIPSKEDREVVHEVIYKELSKGIITEASKNKYLDIISKAAKEGAQGVILGCTEIPLLIQQKDCSIAVIDTTMEHAYAAVKFALA; translated from the coding sequence ATGAAAAAAATAGGCTTAATAGGAGGCATCACTTGGCAGTCAACGCAGTTGTATTATCAGCTTTTGAATACAAAAGTAGCGGAAATTTTAGGGGGCTCTAGTTCTTGTGAGTGTCTTATTGATTCTGTTAACTTTGCAGAGATTTCCGAAAAACAGAGCAAAGGAGATTGGGATTCCTTGCACGAGAAGATGGCGGACATTGCCTTGCGTTTACAAAATGCCGGTGCGGAAGTTATTCTCATTTGTGCGAACACCATGCATTTGAGTGTTCCTGTAATTGAGCAGAAAATAGCTGTTCCTGTTTTGCATATTGCAGAGGTAGCAGGAGAAGCGGTAAAAGCCAAAGGATGCAAAAAAGTACTGTTATTGGGTACAAAATATACTATGGAGCTGGATTTTTATAAAGATATCCTCAAGAATCAGTTTCAAATAGAAGTACTAATACCCTCAAAAGAAGATAGGGAAGTGGTTCATGAGGTAATTTATAAAGAACTGTCTAAGGGCATTATTACCGAAGCATCAAAAAACAAATATTTAGATATCATTAGCAAGGCCGCAAAAGAAGGCGCACAAGGTGTTATTTTAGGTTGTACCGAAATACCGTTGCTCATTCAACAAAAAGATTGCAGTATAGCGGTA
- the hisB gene encoding bifunctional histidinol-phosphatase/imidazoleglycerol-phosphate dehydratase HisB, with protein sequence MAKKVLFIDRDGTIIKETIDEQIDAFDKMIFYPKAFTFLGKIAKELDYELVMITNQDGLGTDVFPEDTFWPVHNFILKSFENEGVVFNKVFLDRTFPHENANTRKPGTGLLTEYFSEDYDLKNSFVIGDRLTDIELAKNLGSKGIFINDDTNLGTGEITVKRNDLDSVIALESNDWEKIYEFLKLEERASETHRKTNETDIYINLNLDGTGKSDIKTGLAFFDHMLDQLARHGQMDLEIKVNGDLEVDEHHTIEDTAIALGEVFHTALGSKMGIERYGFCLPMDDCLAQVAIDFGGRNWLVWDAEFNREMVGDMPTEMFYHFFKSFTDGAKANLNVKAEGKNEHHKIEAIFKAFAKAIKMAVKRDVEKMVLPSTKGML encoded by the coding sequence ATGGCGAAGAAAGTTTTATTTATAGATAGAGACGGTACGATAATTAAAGAGACTATTGACGAACAAATAGATGCGTTCGACAAGATGATTTTTTATCCAAAGGCATTCACCTTTTTAGGAAAAATCGCCAAAGAATTGGATTACGAACTGGTAATGATTACCAATCAAGACGGACTTGGTACAGATGTTTTTCCTGAGGACACATTTTGGCCGGTTCATAATTTTATATTGAAGTCTTTTGAGAATGAAGGCGTCGTTTTTAACAAGGTTTTTCTAGACCGTACGTTTCCGCATGAAAATGCAAATACCAGAAAACCAGGTACTGGTTTGCTAACTGAATATTTTTCGGAAGACTATGATCTTAAGAATTCATTCGTAATCGGTGACCGCTTAACGGACATTGAATTAGCAAAAAATCTAGGTTCAAAAGGAATCTTCATTAATGATGATACTAACTTGGGTACAGGTGAAATCACTGTTAAACGAAATGATTTGGACTCGGTTATTGCTTTAGAAAGTAATGATTGGGAAAAGATTTACGAATTTTTGAAATTGGAGGAAAGAGCTTCAGAAACGCATAGAAAGACCAACGAAACTGATATTTACATCAATTTAAACCTTGATGGTACCGGTAAAAGTGATATCAAAACAGGATTAGCATTTTTTGACCATATGTTAGATCAATTGGCTCGTCATGGTCAAATGGATCTGGAAATTAAAGTAAATGGTGACCTAGAAGTAGATGAACATCATACGATTGAAGATACCGCAATTGCCTTGGGAGAAGTATTTCACACGGCATTAGGCTCTAAAATGGGCATTGAGCGTTATGGTTTCTGTTTGCCAATGGATGATTGTTTAGCGCAAGTGGCTATCGATTTTGGTGGACGTAACTGGTTAGTGTGGGATGCCGAATTTAATCGTGAGATGGTGGGTGATATGCCTACAGAAATGTTCTATCATTTCTTTAAATCTTTTACAGATGGCGCTAAAGCGAACTTAAACGTAAAGGCAGAAGGTAAAAACGAACATCACAAAATTGAGGCTATATTTAAAGCCTTTGCAAAGGCAATTAAAATGGCCGTGAAACGTGATGTAGAAAAAATGGTGTTGCCAAGTACAAAGGGAATGCTTTAA
- the hisH gene encoding imidazole glycerol phosphate synthase subunit HisH encodes MKIVIINYGAGNIQSIKFAIKRLGYEAVLSSDVEEIQSADKVIFPGVGEASSAMAKLRESGLDKIVPNLKQPVLGICLGMQLMCHSSEEGNTEGLGIFDVDVVKFNNKVKVPQIGWNQIANLKSDLFKNVNEKDHIYLVHSFYAPLCKETIAESEYGLKYSAALAKDNFYGTQFHPEKSSDVGERILANFLNSIE; translated from the coding sequence ATGAAAATAGTAATTATAAATTACGGCGCAGGAAACATTCAAAGTATCAAATTCGCTATCAAGCGATTGGGCTATGAAGCGGTTCTGAGCAGTGATGTAGAAGAGATTCAATCTGCTGACAAGGTTATTTTTCCGGGAGTAGGTGAGGCCAGTAGCGCCATGGCTAAACTGAGAGAAAGTGGACTAGACAAGATTGTACCAAACTTAAAACAACCAGTACTAGGTATTTGTTTAGGAATGCAGCTCATGTGTCACTCTTCCGAAGAAGGAAACACAGAAGGTCTTGGTATTTTTGATGTGGACGTAGTCAAATTCAACAATAAGGTTAAAGTGCCACAAATTGGATGGAATCAGATTGCCAATCTAAAGTCGGATCTATTTAAAAATGTCAACGAAAAAGACCATATTTATCTCGTACACAGCTTTTATGCACCTTTGTGCAAAGAAACCATAGCGGAATCTGAATACGGACTAAAATATAGCGCTGCCTTAGCGAAAGACAATTTTTATGGCACCCAATTTCATCCTGAAAAGAGTAGTGACGTAGGAGAAAGGATTCTTGCGAACTTTTTGAATAGTATTGAGTAA
- the hisC gene encoding histidinol-phosphate transaminase: MNKQFNIQNLIRENVKGLSPYSSARDEYVSDGSEMVFLDANENPYENGVNRYPDPQQRGLKSVLAEQKEIAVENILLGNGSDEVLDLIFRTFCEPKIDNIISLPPTYGMYKVLSGINTVENREVLLTEDFQPDVEAILNTVDEHSKLLFLCSPNNPTGNVFSEYIMINLLNKFNGLVVVDEAYIDFAESESWVSKLSEFPNLVVTQTLSKAYGMAGIRLGICLASKEIIAALNKIKPPYNVNELTQQKALKRVLDLESVKNEVSGILNEREQLLKVLREVSFVEKIYASDANFVLAKVDDANKRYSQVLAEGVVVRNRTTQPLCENTLRFTVGTPAENKKLIKVLNKLT, translated from the coding sequence ATGAATAAGCAATTCAACATACAAAACTTAATCAGGGAGAATGTAAAAGGATTGAGTCCGTATAGTTCTGCCCGTGATGAATACGTTTCAGACGGTTCTGAGATGGTGTTTTTAGACGCGAATGAAAATCCGTATGAGAATGGAGTAAATCGGTATCCAGACCCACAGCAAAGAGGCTTAAAATCTGTTTTGGCGGAACAGAAAGAAATCGCTGTAGAAAACATCCTTTTAGGTAACGGTAGTGACGAAGTTTTAGATTTAATTTTCAGAACTTTTTGCGAGCCTAAAATTGATAATATAATTTCTTTACCTCCAACTTATGGCATGTACAAAGTATTGTCCGGAATTAATACGGTAGAGAATAGGGAGGTTTTGTTAACCGAAGATTTTCAGCCAGACGTAGAAGCGATTTTAAATACGGTTGATGAACACTCAAAACTGTTGTTTTTATGCTCTCCAAATAACCCTACCGGGAATGTCTTCAGTGAGTATATTATGATTAATTTATTGAATAAATTCAATGGATTGGTAGTTGTTGATGAAGCTTATATTGATTTTGCAGAGAGCGAAAGTTGGGTTTCTAAATTGTCCGAATTTCCAAATTTAGTGGTGACACAAACGCTTTCCAAAGCATACGGAATGGCCGGTATTCGCTTGGGAATTTGCCTTGCTTCCAAAGAAATAATAGCAGCGCTCAATAAAATAAAGCCGCCTTATAACGTCAATGAGTTGACACAGCAAAAAGCTTTGAAAAGAGTGCTCGACTTGGAATCTGTAAAAAATGAAGTATCCGGTATATTAAATGAAAGAGAGCAATTACTTAAAGTTTTGCGTGAAGTATCATTTGTAGAGAAAATATATGCTTCTGATGCCAATTTTGTGCTGGCTAAAGTAGATGATGCCAATAAACGATATAGCCAAGTATTGGCAGAAGGCGTGGTAGTTCGTAACAGGACCACCCAACCGCTTTGCGAGAATACTTTACGTTTTACCGTGGGTACACCAGCAGAAAATAAAAAATTAATAAAAGTGCTTAACAAGCTAACCTAA
- the hisA gene encoding 1-(5-phosphoribosyl)-5-[(5-phosphoribosylamino)methylideneamino]imidazole-4-carboxamide isomerase yields MRIIPAIDIIDGKCVRLSKGDYDTKKIYNENPLEVAKEFESHGIEYLHLVDLDGAKSKHIVNHKVLEQIAVNTSLKIDFGGGLKTDDDLRIAFESGANQITGGSIAVKDKVTFSRWIQTYGAEKIILGADAKDEKVAVSGWQEESKEELIPFISSYQEQGIAYVICTDISKDGMLEGPSFDLYKKILEECKVTMSEIGGNVTQGLKLIASGGISTFDELPRLAEMGCEGTIIGKAIYENRISLKQLEDFIISM; encoded by the coding sequence ATGAGAATAATTCCAGCAATAGATATTATAGATGGTAAATGTGTTCGCCTTTCAAAAGGGGATTATGATACCAAGAAAATATATAATGAGAATCCGTTAGAAGTTGCCAAAGAGTTTGAGTCCCATGGTATTGAATATTTGCATTTGGTAGATTTGGATGGCGCTAAAAGCAAGCATATTGTTAACCATAAAGTTTTAGAGCAAATTGCTGTTAATACTAGTTTGAAAATCGATTTTGGTGGTGGACTCAAAACGGATGATGATTTGCGCATTGCTTTTGAAAGTGGTGCTAATCAGATTACTGGAGGTAGTATTGCTGTAAAGGATAAGGTAACTTTTAGCCGTTGGATTCAAACTTATGGTGCCGAAAAAATAATTTTAGGAGCGGATGCAAAAGATGAGAAAGTAGCCGTTTCAGGCTGGCAAGAAGAATCTAAGGAAGAACTAATTCCTTTTATATCATCTTATCAAGAACAAGGTATTGCTTATGTAATCTGTACCGATATTTCTAAAGATGGTATGTTGGAAGGTCCATCTTTTGACTTATATAAGAAGATTTTGGAGGAGTGTAAGGTAACTATGAGTGAAATTGGGGGGAATGTTACCCAGGGACTAAAACTAATTGCTAGTGGCGGTATCTCTACTTTTGACGAACTTCCTAGGCTTGCGGAAATGGGTTGTGAAGGAACTATTATCGGGAAAGCTATTTATGAAAATAGAATCAGCTTAAAGCAATTAGAGGATTTTATAATATCCATGTAA
- a CDS encoding DinB family protein — MEEQFKEEFVQNALYRIDESTRMNRISVAQLSEEELWKRPNESLNSIGNLILHLCGNITQYVISSLGENEDKRDRDLEFSAKEIYSKEELVEKLTETVEIAKRIINDASVEQLVRKRKVQGFYFSGIGVVLHAVEHYSYHTGQIAFYTKQLKNQDLGFYKGTDLNLKNGAK; from the coding sequence ATGGAGGAGCAATTTAAAGAGGAATTTGTTCAGAACGCTTTGTATCGTATTGATGAAAGTACGCGAATGAATCGTATTTCGGTAGCGCAGCTTTCAGAAGAGGAGCTATGGAAACGTCCAAATGAATCTTTGAACAGTATAGGTAATTTAATACTGCATTTATGCGGAAATATTACCCAATATGTAATTTCTTCTTTAGGAGAAAATGAAGATAAACGAGACCGTGACTTAGAGTTTTCGGCAAAGGAAATATATAGCAAAGAAGAGTTGGTTGAAAAACTGACAGAAACTGTAGAGATTGCCAAAAGAATAATCAACGATGCTTCTGTAGAACAATTAGTTCGTAAGCGTAAAGTACAAGGTTTCTATTTTTCGGGTATTGGTGTAGTTTTGCATGCGGTAGAACATTATTCCTATCACACGGGCCAAATTGCTTTTTACACAAAACAATTGAAAAATCAAGACCTTGGTTTTTATAAGGGAACCGATTTGAATTTAAAGAACGGTGCCAAGTAA
- the hisD gene encoding histidinol dehydrogenase produces MNKIYNPNRSEWSAVLERPTQTVADIEQTVEAIFREVQNNRDATLKKYTEKFDGVVIENLVVSNNEIEEASALVSQELKDAIQLAKNNIEVFHKAQKTSKVSVETANGVQCWQEKRPIQKVGLYIPGGTAPLFSTILMLAVPATIAGCEELVLCSPPNKEGKINPAILYTAHLCGVKKVFKVGGIQAIASMTFGTETVPAVYKIFGPGNQFVTVAKQIATKYGISIDMPAGPSELLVLADDSANPAFVASDLLSQAEHGVDSQVILVSTSKAMIDAVEIEVEKQLPELPRKDIAEKAIANSKLIYVADDQTANDLINEYGPEHYIVCVENEDFFVTNIKNAGSVFIGNYTPESAGDYASGTNHTLPTNGYAKQYSGVNLDSFMKSMTFQKINETGIKEIGASIELMAEAEGLYAHKNAVTLRLNSLKNE; encoded by the coding sequence ATGAATAAGATATATAATCCAAATAGGTCGGAGTGGAGTGCCGTTTTGGAGCGCCCAACACAAACCGTAGCGGATATAGAGCAGACCGTAGAAGCTATTTTTAGAGAGGTGCAGAACAATAGAGACGCAACCTTAAAAAAGTATACAGAAAAGTTTGATGGTGTTGTTATTGAGAACCTTGTAGTTTCCAATAATGAAATAGAAGAGGCATCAGCTCTAGTTTCTCAAGAACTTAAAGATGCCATTCAGTTGGCAAAGAATAACATAGAAGTTTTTCATAAAGCTCAAAAGACGAGTAAGGTTTCAGTTGAAACAGCTAATGGCGTGCAATGTTGGCAAGAAAAAAGGCCTATCCAAAAGGTAGGACTTTATATTCCTGGCGGTACGGCGCCTTTGTTTTCTACTATTTTAATGCTCGCAGTACCAGCTACTATTGCCGGTTGTGAAGAGTTGGTATTATGTTCGCCTCCTAATAAAGAAGGGAAAATCAACCCAGCTATTCTTTACACGGCTCATTTATGCGGAGTTAAGAAAGTATTTAAAGTAGGTGGTATACAGGCAATTGCTTCTATGACTTTTGGTACTGAAACCGTTCCAGCGGTTTACAAGATTTTTGGCCCAGGGAATCAATTTGTTACCGTGGCGAAACAGATAGCGACTAAATATGGTATTTCTATTGATATGCCTGCAGGACCCAGCGAGTTATTAGTACTTGCTGATGATTCGGCCAATCCCGCTTTTGTAGCCTCGGATTTATTAAGCCAGGCGGAGCATGGTGTTGATAGTCAAGTCATTTTGGTTTCCACATCTAAAGCTATGATTGATGCAGTGGAGATAGAGGTTGAAAAACAGCTTCCGGAACTTCCAAGAAAAGACATAGCAGAGAAAGCCATCGCCAATAGTAAGTTGATTTATGTTGCCGATGACCAAACGGCAAATGACCTTATCAATGAATATGGCCCTGAGCACTACATTGTTTGTGTAGAAAACGAGGATTTTTTTGTTACCAATATTAAGAATGCAGGTTCCGTATTTATCGGTAATTATACACCGGAAAGTGCAGGTGATTATGCTTCGGGTACAAATCATACGTTGCCTACCAACGGTTACGCCAAGCAGTATAGTGGTGTAAACCTGGATAGTTTCATGAAGAGTATGACGTTTCAAAAAATTAATGAAACTGGTATTAAGGAAATTGGCGCTTCTATAGAACTTATGGCTGAGGCCGAGGGATTATATGCGCACAAAAATGCGGTTACCTTACGTCTTAATAGTTTAAAAAATGAATAA